In Marinitoga hydrogenitolerans DSM 16785, the following are encoded in one genomic region:
- a CDS encoding glycine C-acetyltransferase — protein sequence MNFYEQLSAEMNQLKENGLFVTIRTLDGAQGAWFEVDGKKVLNLCSNNYLGFANYERLKKAAIKAIEKYGVGPGAVRTIAGTMNIHQQLEKELAEFKKTEATLVVQSGFNANQAVIPAITTAEDAILSDELNHASIIDGVRLSKAKKYVWKHKDVKDLEEKIKEAKDNGARRLLIITDGVFSMDGDLAPLPEIIEVAEKYNAIIMVDDAHGEGVLGDSGRGIVDHFHLHGHVDIEVGTLSKAFGVVGGFVAGKKELIDYLKQKARPFLFSSSLSPAEAGAALEAVRILVESGNVVEKLWDNAKYFKEKLNALGFDTWHSETPITPVMLYDAKVAKEFSLKLFEEGIFAQSIGFPTVPKGLARIRVMISAAHTKEDLDFAVEKFEKIGKELNIIK from the coding sequence ATGAATTTTTATGAACAATTAAGTGCTGAAATGAATCAACTAAAAGAAAATGGTCTTTTTGTTACTATTAGAACATTAGATGGAGCTCAAGGTGCATGGTTTGAAGTTGATGGAAAAAAAGTATTAAATCTTTGTTCTAATAACTATTTAGGTTTTGCTAATTATGAAAGATTAAAAAAAGCTGCTATTAAGGCTATAGAAAAATATGGGGTTGGACCTGGTGCAGTAAGAACTATTGCTGGAACTATGAATATTCATCAACAATTAGAAAAGGAACTTGCAGAATTCAAAAAAACAGAAGCTACATTAGTTGTTCAATCAGGTTTTAATGCTAATCAAGCTGTTATTCCAGCTATAACAACTGCTGAAGATGCTATATTGTCAGATGAATTAAACCATGCAAGTATCATTGATGGTGTAAGATTATCAAAAGCAAAAAAATATGTATGGAAACATAAAGATGTTAAAGATTTAGAAGAAAAAATCAAAGAAGCCAAAGACAATGGCGCAAGAAGATTATTAATTATAACAGACGGCGTATTTAGCATGGATGGGGATTTAGCTCCATTGCCAGAAATAATTGAAGTTGCAGAAAAATATAATGCTATAATAATGGTGGATGATGCACACGGCGAAGGAGTATTAGGAGACAGTGGCAGAGGAATTGTCGATCATTTCCATTTACATGGACACGTGGATATTGAAGTTGGTACATTATCAAAAGCTTTTGGTGTTGTTGGTGGTTTTGTTGCAGGAAAAAAAGAATTAATTGATTATTTAAAACAAAAAGCCCGACCATTTTTATTTAGTAGTTCCTTATCTCCTGCCGAAGCTGGTGCTGCATTAGAGGCAGTAAGAATACTTGTTGAAAGTGGAAATGTCGTTGAAAAACTATGGGATAATGCTAAATATTTCAAAGAAAAACTTAACGCTTTAGGCTTTGACACATGGCATAGTGAAACTCCAATAACTCCTGTAATGTTATATGATGCTAAAGTTGCTAAAGAATTTAGTTTAAAATTATTTGAAGAAGGTATTTTCGCCCAATCAATTGGATTCCCAACAGTTCCAAAAGGTTTGGCAAGAATAAGAGTGATGATAAGTGCCGCACATACAAAAGAAGATCTTGATTTTGCTGTTGAAAAATTCGAAAAAATTGGTAAAGAATTAAATATTATCAAATAA
- the tdh gene encoding L-threonine 3-dehydrogenase, which yields MKAIVKKYPRKGFVLDTVEIPEIKEPNEVKVKVLNASICGTDLHIWKWDEWSQGRIKTPQIDGHEFVGEVVEIGPMVKGLKPGDIVASETHIPCGVCKQCKTGNMHVCKNMQILGVDRDGVFAEYVVVPEIVLWKLDPSIPREYASVMEPLGNAIHTATAVDLRGKTVLITGAGPIGAIAVQVAKISGAATIIVSEVSEYRIKMAKEMGADYIINPLEKNLVEEVMKLTNNDGADVLLEMSGNPDALNSGIESLTNAGEAAILGVFPTNPVPFIMNTAVFKGIKIHCITGRKMFETWQIASEWLRTNRIDLSKLITHVLPMEDFEKGFELMNSKKSGKIVLKISE from the coding sequence ATGAAAGCTATTGTAAAAAAATATCCAAGAAAAGGTTTTGTGTTAGATACTGTTGAAATTCCTGAAATCAAAGAGCCTAATGAAGTTAAAGTAAAAGTTTTGAACGCTTCGATTTGCGGCACTGACTTACATATATGGAAATGGGATGAATGGTCTCAGGGAAGAATAAAAACTCCTCAAATTGATGGCCATGAATTTGTAGGAGAAGTTGTTGAAATTGGACCTATGGTTAAAGGCTTAAAACCTGGAGATATTGTTGCTTCAGAAACACATATTCCCTGTGGTGTTTGTAAACAATGTAAAACAGGAAATATGCACGTATGTAAAAATATGCAAATTTTAGGTGTAGATAGAGACGGTGTATTTGCAGAATATGTTGTTGTTCCAGAAATTGTACTATGGAAATTAGACCCTTCTATCCCAAGAGAATATGCTTCAGTTATGGAACCTTTAGGGAATGCTATTCATACAGCAACTGCTGTTGATTTAAGAGGAAAAACAGTATTAATTACCGGAGCCGGACCTATTGGTGCCATTGCTGTACAAGTTGCGAAAATTTCTGGTGCTGCTACAATAATCGTTAGTGAGGTCTCTGAATACAGAATAAAAATGGCAAAAGAAATGGGAGCTGATTATATTATAAATCCTTTAGAAAAAAATTTGGTTGAGGAAGTTATGAAATTAACAAATAATGATGGTGCTGATGTATTACTTGAAATGTCAGGGAATCCTGACGCATTAAACTCAGGTATAGAATCATTAACAAATGCTGGAGAAGCCGCTATATTGGGTGTATTCCCAACAAATCCTGTACCTTTTATAATGAATACTGCAGTATTTAAAGGAATTAAAATCCATTGTATTACCGGCAGAAAAATGTTTGAAACATGGCAAATTGCTTCTGAATGGCTTCGTACAAATCGCATTGATTTATCAAAATTAATTACCCATGTTCTTCCAATGGAAGATTTTGAAAAGGGGTTTGAACTTATGAATTCAAAGAAAAGCGGAAAAATTGTATTAAAAATTTCAGAATAG
- a CDS encoding cyclic nucleotide-binding domain-containing protein, giving the protein MKEFFNPGELLLKENESYNFCYYIISGKVTTSLRNRELVSGEFIGTMSFLTGKPLLESYIANTKVEVLKLDKNSIQQILEEKEFSLFMEHISKLYINLSFKSLFEITPNVYEMLISKARLSNRKDLIEDMQLDETDILLAELDQILNVGEIFESELPEDPEIATENFKLLFDKENLDLAGIIVFTTNYIRKNINNSQLCEDLIYGFEKSIEIEDRALVKYFLYLSCIFCNDSERIKEVLEEYLEILRFWGIPAWGEMLIRVENYDIFTNIFNKKNVGEKNEM; this is encoded by the coding sequence ATGAAAGAATTTTTTAACCCCGGTGAATTGTTATTAAAAGAAAATGAGTCATACAATTTTTGTTATTATATTATTTCTGGAAAAGTTACAACATCTTTAAGAAATAGAGAACTTGTTTCAGGAGAATTTATAGGAACTATGAGTTTTTTAACTGGAAAACCATTATTAGAAAGTTATATTGCAAATACTAAAGTAGAAGTATTAAAATTAGACAAAAACAGTATTCAACAAATATTAGAAGAAAAAGAATTTTCTTTATTTATGGAACATATATCAAAGCTTTATATAAATCTTTCATTTAAAAGTTTATTTGAAATTACGCCTAATGTGTATGAAATGCTTATTTCAAAAGCCAGATTATCTAATAGAAAAGACTTAATTGAAGATATGCAACTTGACGAAACTGATATTTTATTAGCCGAGTTAGATCAGATTTTAAATGTTGGTGAAATTTTCGAATCCGAACTTCCGGAAGATCCTGAAATTGCTACAGAAAACTTTAAATTATTATTTGATAAAGAAAATTTAGATTTGGCAGGCATAATTGTTTTCACAACAAATTATATACGAAAAAATATAAATAATAGTCAACTTTGTGAAGATTTAATCTATGGTTTTGAAAAATCTATAGAAATAGAAGACAGAGCTTTAGTAAAATATTTTTTATATTTATCATGTATTTTTTGCAATGATTCTGAACGAATAAAAGAAGTCCTTGAGGAATATCTGGAAATTTTAAGGTTTTGGGGAATCCCCGCATGGGGCGAAATGCTTATTAGAGTTGAAAATTATGATATTTTTACAAATATCTTTAATAAAAAAAATGTTGGTGAAAAAAATGAAATGTGA
- a CDS encoding transglycosylase domain-containing protein, with amino-acid sequence MKYFLYGILLVLITGLILFNYTYNIFINKSIFSINSNYNTYLFSNGNEIMPPKFKYTKISETPINLLFILLWSEDRDFFGHPGFNLKGFIRAIITNIKSGTSYGGSTITQQVVKNIYLTQKKLISRKILEIFISFWVERSYTKNEILESYINIAYLGNDINGFGAAAKRYFGKELRDLNLSEISILVGIINAPEYYNPYKYPLRAKNQALIILNSLLNNQLISKNEYKVYTQQLNEIIFKKPYFDENNFQLLLAIKNEESKLNLNGGGYIVKSTIDKDLFETVKNTWQASQSAIILDNKTGKIISFFGNQYDVFYSNRQIGSTIKPFYYLLALNKGFNINTVLRDEPLKIGNWAPQNFEKTYKGKTTLKDALIHSINIPSINLFLKLENSPQKSISTVESFLKEIGINGFYPHDITISLGTIESNVFNIAKAFSIFPNYGLIPEFYIIEEIYDKNGNLIYKKSPKIYKKIQNINNKSYSTMNDLLKQVVIEGTAKNLFAKKNEFHGKTGTAESSVWFSGYDAKIVLSIRKDGRFLLSTTHAIPIARKILNSYYSYNPITKVPNFSFYSTKNVVDPFETFISNRFNNKNLYFSKKNYIENIQNYETLFPDLFIKYYNNIKSNNFKLFEFDKLNIQKYINSLDLGDTFIYNDFVRDKLFLEYYFPDLAIEINK; translated from the coding sequence TTGAAATATTTTCTATATGGAATTCTTTTGGTATTAATTACCGGATTGATACTTTTTAACTATACATATAATATCTTTATTAATAAATCCATTTTTTCAATTAATAGTAATTATAATACATATCTTTTTTCCAATGGAAATGAAATAATGCCACCAAAATTCAAATACACAAAAATATCTGAAACTCCTATCAATTTATTATTTATTTTATTATGGTCTGAAGATAGAGATTTTTTTGGTCATCCCGGCTTTAATTTAAAAGGTTTTATTAGGGCTATAATTACAAATATAAAAAGCGGTACGTCTTATGGAGGTAGTACTATTACTCAACAAGTTGTGAAAAATATTTATTTAACTCAAAAAAAACTTATTTCAAGAAAAATTTTAGAAATTTTCATATCTTTCTGGGTGGAAAGATCTTATACAAAAAATGAAATTTTAGAATCATATATAAATATAGCCTACCTCGGAAATGATATAAATGGTTTTGGTGCTGCTGCAAAAAGATATTTCGGTAAAGAGTTAAGAGACTTAAATTTATCTGAAATTTCTATTTTAGTTGGTATTATAAATGCTCCAGAATATTATAATCCTTACAAATACCCTTTAAGAGCTAAAAATCAAGCGTTAATTATTCTAAATTCATTATTAAATAATCAATTAATCTCAAAAAACGAATATAAAGTATATACACAACAGCTTAATGAAATAATTTTTAAAAAACCATATTTTGATGAAAATAATTTTCAATTATTACTAGCCATAAAAAACGAAGAATCAAAACTTAACTTAAATGGCGGAGGGTATATAGTAAAATCAACAATAGATAAAGATTTATTTGAAACTGTAAAAAATACCTGGCAAGCATCTCAAAGCGCTATAATTTTGGATAATAAAACTGGAAAAATCATTAGTTTTTTTGGTAACCAATATGATGTTTTTTATTCTAATCGTCAAATTGGGTCTACTATAAAGCCTTTTTATTATCTATTAGCTCTTAATAAAGGATTTAATATAAATACAGTTCTAAGAGATGAACCATTAAAAATTGGAAATTGGGCACCTCAAAATTTTGAAAAAACATATAAAGGTAAAACAACATTAAAAGATGCTCTTATTCACTCAATAAATATACCATCAATTAATTTATTTTTAAAATTAGAAAATTCACCTCAAAAATCTATTTCTACAGTTGAAAGTTTTTTAAAAGAAATTGGTATCAATGGTTTTTATCCTCATGATATAACAATTTCTTTGGGAACTATAGAGAGCAACGTATTCAATATTGCAAAAGCTTTTTCAATTTTTCCAAACTATGGTTTAATTCCAGAGTTTTATATAATCGAAGAAATATATGATAAAAATGGGAATTTGATATACAAGAAATCTCCTAAAATTTATAAAAAAATTCAAAATATAAACAATAAATCATACAGTACAATGAATGATTTATTAAAGCAGGTTGTTATAGAAGGAACAGCAAAAAATTTATTTGCTAAAAAAAATGAATTTCATGGAAAAACCGGTACTGCTGAATCCTCCGTTTGGTTTTCGGGCTATGATGCTAAAATTGTACTTTCAATAAGAAAGGATGGAAGATTTTTATTATCCACGACACACGCTATCCCTATAGCTAGAAAAATCTTAAACAGCTATTATTCTTATAATCCAATAACTAAGGTTCCAAATTTTAGTTTTTATTCAACAAAGAATGTTGTCGATCCATTTGAAACTTTTATTTCAAATCGTTTTAATAATAAAAACTTATATTTTAGCAAAAAAAATTATATAGAAAATATTCAAAATTATGAAACTTTATTTCCTGACTTATTTATAAAATATTATAATAACATCAAAAGTAATAATTTTAAACTTTTTGAATTTGACAAACTTAATATACAAAAATATATAAATTCTTTAGATCTTGGAGATACTTTTATATATAACGATTTTGTTAGAGATAAATTGTTTTTAGAATATTATTTCCCGGATTTAGCAATAGAAATAAATAAATAA
- a CDS encoding TIGR03936 family radical SAM-associated protein, with the protein MKYLLRFKKYGKSVYISHNDTLEEIERMFRRAKINLEYTKGFHAKPKLSISQAVPLGYVNRVLFVLLNTKDAYNFSNFNNYVSEGFKLIEYKSVEENYKLKIKYYLFRTYISKNLFEIFYEKVEKNADLKNKFLDLEYTINKNEIYVLKYKHEYNKIYNIWKVFNEIKENFIFNPILYDVVWGD; encoded by the coding sequence TTGAAATATCTTTTAAGATTTAAAAAATATGGGAAATCCGTCTATATTTCACATAATGATACATTAGAAGAAATTGAAAGAATGTTTAGAAGAGCTAAAATAAATTTGGAATATACAAAAGGCTTTCACGCTAAACCAAAATTAAGTATTTCGCAAGCAGTACCGCTTGGTTATGTTAATAGAGTATTGTTTGTTTTGCTTAACACGAAAGACGCATATAATTTTTCAAATTTTAACAATTATGTATCAGAAGGATTCAAATTAATAGAGTATAAATCTGTGGAAGAAAATTATAAATTGAAAATAAAATATTATTTATTCCGAACATATATATCGAAAAATTTATTTGAAATTTTTTATGAAAAAGTGGAGAAAAATGCCGATTTAAAAAATAAATTTTTAGATTTAGAATATACTATAAATAAAAATGAAATTTATGTGTTAAAATATAAACATGAATATAACAAAATATATAATATATGGAAGGTTTTTAATGAGATAAAAGAAAACTTCATATTTAATCCTATTCTTTATGATGTTGTTTGGGGGGATTGA
- a CDS encoding response regulator transcription factor — MSKKILIVDDSDVLRKILSFNFKKEGYEVYEARDGEEGLQKIKEIKPDAVCLDIMMPKMDGFTVLKKLKEENIKIPILVLTAKGGEEDEKLALSLGAFKVATKPFSPKSIVEIIKQVVE; from the coding sequence TTGAGTAAAAAAATATTAATAGTAGATGATTCAGATGTTTTAAGGAAGATATTATCTTTTAATTTTAAAAAAGAGGGGTATGAAGTATATGAGGCTAGAGACGGTGAAGAAGGGTTACAGAAAATAAAAGAAATAAAACCAGATGCTGTTTGTCTGGATATTATGATGCCAAAAATGGATGGTTTTACAGTTTTGAAAAAATTAAAAGAAGAAAATATAAAAATTCCAATTTTAGTTTTAACTGCTAAAGGTGGCGAGGAAGACGAAAAATTAGCGTTGTCTCTCGGTGCATTTAAAGTTGCTACTAAACCGTTCAGCCCTAAAAGTATTGTTGAGATAATAAAACAGGTGGTGGAATGA
- a CDS encoding SpoIIE family protein phosphatase — MDKATAYGLEVYHELNDKINYYSDEPSELEEIKNRVKVLIEKLFDESENYRIQLEEFSIQLEAQVEELSKLYEELTAVLDIGKILHETLDPRKSMEKIIDRINDIILYEDIIVGEFSDYPPGKDFSILHADFNILDFQKTVDIIDYLSLSKKIKPLIFEKHPLTNEEIPIMFIPIESRMKAWGFFLFYGSKSGLFTAGNRKIMESIAEQIAFSYDTLDFLSKKIEQEKLDEQLRIASEIQKSLLPEKIPEFEDIEIEAFYRPAYDIGGDYYDVVDLGEKIFLVLADVSGKSVPAALIMTSFRSILRHELEKTSDLTTVVSNLNDYISKEIPQDRFVTSIFMMLDHKNRSIEMINCGHNPTLILKDDELLSFEAEYMPIGIMDGFIFESQKLKYDKDINIVLYTDGITEARNEESEEFEIERLTEIFTKNKDKSSKDIVNIIIKELDKFVGKASQHDDTTLMIIKSK; from the coding sequence ATGGATAAAGCCACCGCATATGGGTTAGAAGTTTATCATGAATTAAATGATAAAATTAATTATTATTCAGATGAACCCAGTGAATTAGAAGAGATTAAAAATCGAGTTAAAGTATTAATTGAAAAATTGTTCGATGAAAGTGAAAATTATAGGATTCAATTAGAAGAATTTTCAATTCAATTAGAAGCGCAAGTAGAGGAGTTATCTAAGCTTTATGAGGAATTAACTGCTGTTTTAGATATTGGGAAAATTTTGCATGAAACGCTTGATCCAAGAAAATCTATGGAAAAAATAATAGATAGAATAAATGATATTATTTTATATGAGGATATTATTGTTGGAGAATTTTCGGATTATCCTCCGGGAAAAGATTTCAGTATTTTGCATGCTGATTTTAATATTCTTGATTTTCAAAAAACCGTGGACATTATTGATTATTTAAGTTTATCTAAAAAAATAAAGCCTCTTATCTTTGAAAAACATCCCTTAACTAACGAAGAAATTCCAATAATGTTTATACCAATAGAATCAAGAATGAAAGCCTGGGGTTTTTTTCTTTTTTATGGTTCTAAAAGCGGGTTATTTACAGCGGGAAATAGGAAAATAATGGAATCTATAGCAGAGCAAATAGCATTTAGTTATGATACTCTTGATTTTTTAAGTAAAAAAATTGAACAAGAAAAGTTAGATGAGCAGCTAAGAATTGCTTCTGAAATACAAAAATCATTATTACCTGAAAAAATACCAGAATTTGAAGATATAGAAATAGAAGCATTTTATAGACCAGCTTACGATATAGGTGGCGATTACTATGACGTGGTTGATCTTGGAGAAAAGATATTTTTAGTTTTAGCAGATGTGTCGGGTAAAAGTGTTCCGGCTGCTTTAATAATGACATCCTTTAGATCAATATTAAGGCATGAATTAGAAAAAACTTCTGATTTGACTACTGTAGTTTCTAATTTAAATGATTATATATCTAAAGAAATTCCACAAGACAGATTTGTTACTTCTATTTTTATGATGTTAGATCATAAAAATAGAAGTATAGAAATGATAAATTGTGGGCATAATCCAACACTTATACTAAAAGATGATGAACTATTGTCTTTTGAAGCGGAATATATGCCTATAGGTATTATGGATGGTTTTATTTTTGAAAGTCAAAAATTAAAATATGATAAAGATATAAATATAGTATTATATACTGATGGTATAACTGAGGCAAGAAATGAAGAAAGTGAAGAATTTGAAATTGAAAGGTTAACGGAAATTTTCACAAAAAACAAAGATAAAAGTTCAAAAGATATAGTTAATATAATTATAAAAGAATTAGATAAATTTGTTGGAAAAGCATCTCAACATGATGATACAACGCTAATGATAATTAAATCAAAATGA
- a CDS encoding YebC/PmpR family DNA-binding transcriptional regulator produces the protein MSGHNKWANIKHRKAAQDAKRSKIFTKLIRELTVAAKEGGPDPESNPRLRTAIEKAKEANMPKDKIEASIKKGAGGTEADSYVEIMYEGYGPAGVAIIMRALTDNKNRAAQEVRHILSKHGGSLAESGAVAWNFERKAMIIVPKNEVADLDEFMMVALDAGAEDVIEDENIQVIASPDDMVKVRDTLKDMGYSVKATLTYIPKTTVKVVGSDAEKLLKLLDALEDSDDIQEVFANFEIDDEEMERLAQNM, from the coding sequence ATGTCAGGTCATAACAAGTGGGCGAATATAAAGCATAGAAAAGCAGCACAGGATGCAAAAAGATCAAAAATCTTTACAAAGCTTATTAGAGAATTAACAGTTGCAGCCAAAGAAGGTGGACCAGATCCGGAGTCAAATCCAAGGTTAAGAACAGCTATTGAAAAAGCTAAAGAAGCAAATATGCCAAAAGATAAAATAGAGGCATCAATAAAAAAAGGTGCTGGTGGAACAGAAGCTGATTCATACGTTGAAATAATGTATGAGGGGTATGGACCAGCAGGAGTAGCAATAATTATGAGAGCCTTAACAGATAATAAAAATAGGGCGGCTCAGGAAGTGAGACATATTCTTTCTAAACATGGTGGAAGTTTAGCAGAAAGTGGAGCTGTTGCATGGAATTTTGAAAGAAAAGCTATGATTATAGTTCCTAAAAATGAAGTTGCAGATTTGGATGAATTCATGATGGTTGCCCTAGATGCAGGAGCTGAAGATGTAATTGAAGATGAAAATATTCAAGTTATAGCTTCGCCTGATGATATGGTAAAAGTTAGAGATACTTTAAAGGATATGGGATATTCAGTGAAAGCAACCTTAACTTATATTCCTAAAACAACAGTTAAAGTGGTAGGATCAGATGCAGAAAAATTATTAAAATTATTAGATGCTTTAGAAGATAGTGATGATATTCAAGAAGTTTTTGCTAACTTCGAAATTGATGATGAAGAAATGGAAAGATTAGCACAAAACATGTGA
- a CDS encoding CheR family methyltransferase yields the protein MDEKSLYSSPYDDEEYVWLLDNISRHFQLDLRGYKQHRVRRRIDMLMRKYSYKSYKTYFEDLKKNDKLWDEFLDKLTINVTEFFRNPEKWNYLKKNILPRILKESGTKAKIWSAGCSTGEEPYTHAILLEELKAPKNIKVLATDLDKFVIQKAKRGIYSERSMVNVPEELKKKYFRKIDNETYEVLSFIKARVVFKQHNLLMDPFEKDVDLISCRNVVIYFDMDAKNNLYKNFAAALKKGGVLFVGSTERIFNYRNLGLEVIEPFFYQKVSD from the coding sequence ATGGATGAAAAAAGTTTATATTCATCACCATATGATGATGAAGAATATGTATGGTTATTAGATAATATATCAAGGCATTTTCAGCTTGATTTAAGGGGTTATAAACAGCATAGAGTAAGAAGAAGAATAGATATGTTAATGAGAAAATACTCTTATAAAAGTTATAAAACGTATTTTGAAGATTTGAAAAAAAATGACAAATTATGGGATGAGTTTTTGGATAAATTGACAATTAACGTTACAGAATTCTTTAGAAATCCCGAAAAATGGAATTATTTAAAAAAGAATATTTTACCAAGGATTTTAAAAGAAAGTGGAACAAAGGCAAAGATATGGAGTGCCGGGTGTTCAACAGGAGAAGAACCATATACGCATGCAATATTGCTTGAAGAGCTAAAAGCGCCCAAGAACATAAAAGTATTAGCTACAGATTTGGATAAATTTGTTATTCAAAAAGCAAAGAGGGGTATTTATTCAGAAAGATCTATGGTAAATGTTCCAGAAGAGTTAAAGAAAAAGTATTTTAGAAAAATAGACAATGAAACATATGAAGTATTATCTTTTATAAAAGCCAGAGTTGTATTTAAACAACATAATCTATTAATGGATCCATTTGAAAAAGATGTTGACTTAATTTCTTGTAGAAATGTTGTTATTTATTTTGATATGGATGCAAAAAATAATTTATATAAAAATTTTGCAGCCGCATTAAAAAAAGGTGGAGTATTATTTGTGGGTTCAACAGAAAGAATTTTTAATTATCGAAATCTTGGATTAGAAGTTATTGAACCATTTTTTTATCAAAAAGTGAGTGATTAA
- the lspA gene encoding signal peptidase II yields MDWLIPIILVLDQISKKMAQEYLAGKNINIIGDFISLSYVTNTGIAFGMLQGYSFFHGILATVVVTIIYIFRKNYLKNNNSILFDISTIFIIGGALGNIYDRIRLNYVVDMFSVKYFSVFNVADSFVTVGGILLAIYYWRRSKDPWKKTF; encoded by the coding sequence TTGGACTGGTTAATACCTATTATTTTAGTGCTTGATCAAATTTCAAAAAAAATGGCACAAGAATATTTAGCAGGAAAGAATATTAACATTATAGGAGATTTCATATCCTTATCTTATGTAACCAATACAGGTATTGCATTTGGAATGTTACAAGGATATTCATTTTTTCATGGTATTTTAGCTACAGTTGTGGTAACGATAATATATATATTTAGAAAAAATTATCTTAAAAATAATAATTCTATATTATTTGACATATCCACTATTTTTATCATAGGTGGAGCATTGGGGAATATTTATGATAGAATTAGATTAAACTATGTAGTTGATATGTTTAGCGTGAAATATTTTTCTGTATTTAATGTAGCGGATTCATTTGTAACTGTTGGAGGTATTCTTTTAGCTATTTATTATTGGAGAAGGAGTAAAGATCCGTGGAAGAAAACTTTTTAG
- a CDS encoding RluA family pseudouridine synthase, translating to MEENFLVTSRENGWRLDKFVVEKVPDWISRNYVQKAIKHGQIIVNGNLKKPSYKVKNNDIVSIEVPDNPPKIEVLPEKIPLNIIYEDKDIIVVNKPPFMIVHPVFNKVTGTLVNALLYHCKDLQGIGGEIRPGIVHRLDKNTSGAIVVAKNDLAHQSLSKQFKNRKTKKTYIALIKGTMKRKNGEINEPIGRHPQIRIKMAVVPDGKESVTLYKIIKEFGNKASLAWINLKTGRTHQIRVHFKYMGHPLLGDEVYGNPTEDFKYGIRRQMLHALKLGLYHPRTNEWKEFVAPLPEDFKEAIINLNNE from the coding sequence GTGGAAGAAAACTTTTTAGTAACAAGTAGAGAGAATGGTTGGAGATTAGATAAATTTGTAGTTGAAAAAGTTCCTGATTGGATTTCCAGAAATTATGTTCAAAAAGCTATAAAACACGGGCAGATAATAGTAAATGGTAACTTAAAAAAACCCTCTTATAAAGTTAAAAATAATGATATTGTATCGATTGAAGTTCCAGATAATCCACCAAAAATAGAAGTACTACCAGAAAAAATACCTTTAAATATTATCTATGAAGATAAAGATATTATTGTAGTAAATAAACCTCCTTTTATGATAGTACATCCAGTTTTTAACAAAGTTACAGGGACATTAGTAAATGCATTATTATATCATTGTAAAGATTTACAGGGGATTGGTGGCGAAATTAGACCAGGAATAGTTCATAGATTAGATAAGAACACGTCAGGGGCTATTGTTGTAGCAAAAAATGATTTAGCCCATCAATCGTTAAGTAAACAATTCAAGAATAGAAAAACTAAAAAAACATATATTGCATTGATTAAAGGAACTATGAAAAGAAAAAATGGTGAAATAAATGAACCAATAGGGCGACATCCACAAATTAGAATAAAAATGGCTGTTGTGCCTGATGGAAAAGAATCTGTAACATTATATAAAATTATAAAAGAATTTGGAAATAAGGCATCTTTAGCCTGGATAAATTTAAAAACAGGAAGAACACATCAAATTAGAGTGCATTTTAAATATATGGGACATCCATTATTAGGAGATGAAGTTTATGGAAATCCAACTGAAGATTTTAAGTATGGCATTAGGAGACAGATGTTACATGCTTTAAAATTAGGGTTATATCATCCGAGAACAAATGAATGGAAAGAATTTGTGGCGCCATTACCCGAAGATTTTAAAGAGGCTATAATAAATTTGAATAATGAATAA